A window of the Oryza brachyantha chromosome 5, ObraRS2, whole genome shotgun sequence genome harbors these coding sequences:
- the LOC102706195 gene encoding acetyltransferase NSI translates to MRPGAMAAAAAKLKLPRLTTSAALFPTPSPFGSRPAPKPMPPPPVSISMDPAAVDPSHLQALMLACAHSCTIRPSPPPAAAEPVDLRKLRVALAHSFLVVSVSCSARFLEDGGGGDGQRLLGLGLGLGRQEDRRLVGFGRAVSDVGLTASLHDVVVHPSLQRRGIGRKIVERITRVLHNRGIFDISVLCTEKERPFFEACGFGDDAMGSTTMMYTRKMHR, encoded by the exons ATGAGGCCGGgagccatggccgccgccgccgcgaagcTCAAGCTCCCGCGcctcaccacctccgccgcgctCTTCCCGACGCCGAGTCCGTTCGGCTCCAGGCCCGCTCCCAAgcccatgccgccgccgcccgtctcCATCTCCATGGACCCTGCCGCCGTCGACCCGTCCCACCTCCAGGCGCTCATGCTCGCCTGCGCCCACTCCTGCACCATCCGCCCCTCgcctccccccgccgccgcggagcccGTAGACCTCCGCAAGCTCCGCGTCGCGCTCGCGCACAGCTTCCTCGTCGTGTCCGTCTCCTGCAGCGCGAGGTTCCTGGaggacggaggcggcggcgatggccagCGGTTGCTGGGCCTCGGCCTCGGGCTCGGGCGGCAGGAGGACCGGCGGCTCGTCGGGTTTGGCCGGGCCGTCTCCGATGTCGGGCTCACCGCGTCCTTGCACGACGTTGTG GTACATCCATCACTACAGAGGAGAGGTATAGGCCGAAAAATAGTTGAGAGAATTACAAG AGTACTCCACAACAGAGGTATATTTGACATTTCTGTACTATGTACAGAAAAGGAGAG GCCCTTTTTTGAAGCATGTGGATTTGGGGACGATGCAATGGGTTCAACAACAATGATGTACACAAGAAAGATGCACAGATAG
- the LOC102700243 gene encoding proline-rich receptor-like protein kinase PERK15 has product MAASPPSPPPSRSTIAAAVAVSPGNTTAANTVPAFSGDAGATANDIPAFSGVATDAVPAFSGVATDAVPAFSGESATTDAVTATATDAVTATATDAIPAFSGAAVPTSGGRTGADAPSPPVFTPSPPAPGVTTPPPPPSPPSRSSSPSPSTPQGALIAIVAGIVGVTVLGLVAGLLCLCSRRRQRGAPSPAASPGVFYGPQFQLPVASHQPSPPIYTAIKYSPRPHARSPRGDGGDGSGSDPPPPSPPAPVSGGTISYADLEVATDGFSESKLLGQGGFGHVYRGVLAVAGGQEVAIKKLRPGSGQGDREFRAEVDIISRVHHRNLVSLVGYCIHGDQRLLVYEYVPNKTLDFHLHGSGGRSTLDWPRRWKIAVGSAKGLAYLHEDCHPKIIHRDIKAANILLDYSFEPKVADFGLAKIQPGDDTHVSTRVIGTFGYLAPEYATTGKVNDRSDVFSFGVVLLELITGRRPVTSTEPYNDETLVSWARPLLTKALEEHVYAELVDPKLGNLYDTSDMQRLITCAAAAVRHTARSRPRMSQIVRYMEGELSIEDLNAGVAPGRSLLHSQEHHSGDTTELVRRIRRMAFVPGTGTGAVTDSDYLSEATSEYGQNPSISSSEVDMAEVAGVTQTATSRPHVAGSGPGTSQVVAPRHYSGHPDNDDDDDAEPMSRRTRAGRLP; this is encoded by the exons atggcggcgtcgccgccgtcgccgccgccgtctcggagCACTA tcgccgccgccgtcgccgtctccccGGGCaacaccaccgccgccaacACCGTCCCCGCCTTCTCCGGTGACGCCGGTGCTACCGCCAACGACATCCCCGCCTTCTCCGGTGTTGCCACCGATGCCGTCCCCGCCTTCTCCGGTGTTGCCACCGACGCCGTCCCCGCCTTCTCCGGTGAATCCGCTACCACCGACGCCGTCACGGCCACTGCCACCGACGCCGTCACGGCCACTGCCACCGACGCCATCCCCGccttctccggcgccgccgtcccaaCCTCCGGCGGCCGCACCGGCGCTGACG CCCCTTCTCCTCCCGTCTTCACCCCATCACCCCCTGCCCCTGGTGTCAccactcctcctccaccgccgtctccgccaTCGCGGTCCTCATCGCCTTCGCCCTCAACCCCGCAAGGGGCACTGATCGCCATCGTCGCGGGCATCGTGGGAGTGACCGTGCtcggcctcgtcgccggcctgcTCTGCCTCTGCTCGCGCCGACGCCAGCGCGGCGCCCCTTCTCCGGCGGCATCACCCG GCGTTTTCTACGGACCCCAGTTCCAGTTGCCGGTGGCCTCGCATCAGCCATCGCCGCCGATTTACACGGCCATAAAGTACAGCCCGCGGCCAcacgcgcgctcgccgcgtggcgacggcggcgatggcagtGGCTCtgacccgccgccgccgtctccgccagCGCCGGTGAGCGGCGGCACGATCTCGTACGCCGACCTGGAGGTGGCGACGGACGGGTTCTCCGAGAGCAAGCTTCTCGGGCAGGGCGGGTTCGGGCACGTGTACCGcggcgtcctcgccgtcgccggcgggcaggAGGTGGCCATCAAGAAGCTCCGGCCCGGGAGCGGGCAGGGCGACCGCGAGTTCCGCGCCGAGGTGGACATCATCAGCCGCGTCCACCACCGCAACCTCGTCTCCCTCGTCGGCTACTGCATCCACGGCGACCAGCGCCTCCTCGTCTACGAGTACGTCCCCAACAAGACGCTCGACTTCCACCTGCACG GGAGCGGCGGCCGGTCGACGCTGGATTGGCCGCGGAGGTGGAAGATCGCCGTCGGCTCGGCCAAGGGGCTGGCCTACTTGCACGAGGACT GTCATCCAAAGATCATTCACCGTGACATCAAGGCAGCCAACATCCTTCTTGATTACAGCTTCGAGCCAAAG GTTGCAGACTTTGGTCTGGCCAAGATCCAACCCGGAGACGACACCCACGTTTCTACCCGCGTGATAGGCACCTTCGG gtacTTGGCGCCGGAGTATGCTACCACTGGCAAAGTAAACGACAGGTCCGACGTCTTCTCCTTCGGCGTCGTGCTTCTGGAGCTGATCACCGGGAGGAGACCCGTCACGTCGACTGAGCCCTACAACGACGAGACTCTGGTTTCTTGG GCAAGGCCTCTGCTGACAAAAGCACTGGAAGAGCATGTCTACGCTGAGCTGGTCGATCCAAAGCTTGGCAACTTGTACGACACCAGTGACATGCAGCGGCTGATtacctgcgccgccgccgccgtgcggcaCACGGCGCGCTCCCGCCCTCGGATGAGCCAG ATTGTGAGATACATGGAGGGCGAGCTGTCCATCGAGGACCTGAACGCCGGCGTCGCGCCGGGGAGGAGCTTGCTGCACTCGCAGGAACACCACTCCGGCGACACGACGGAGCTGGTACGGCGGATCAGGAGGATGGCGTTCGTGCCAGGCACCGGCACAGGCGCCGTCACCGACAGCGACTACCTGAGCGAGGCGACGAGCGAGTACGGGCAGAACCCATCCATCTCCAGCAGCGAAGTCGACATGGCCGAGGTGGCCGGCGTCACGCAGACGGCCACCAGCCGGCCGCACGTCGCCGGGTCCGGCCCGGGCACGTCCCAGGTGGTGGCGCCACGGCACTACTCCGGCCATCccgacaacgacgacgacgacgacgcagaGCCGATGAGCAGGCGAACACGCGCCGGCCGCTTGCCATGA
- the LOC102706475 gene encoding ras-related protein Rab7 isoform X1, producing the protein MASRRRTLLKVIILGDSGVGKTSLMNQYVNKKFSNQYKATIGADFLTKEVQFEDRLFTLQIWDTAGQERFQSLGVAFYRGADCCVLVYDVNSMKSFDNLNNWREEFLIQASPSDPDNFPFVLLGNKVDVDGGNSRVVSEKKAKAWCASKGNIPYFETSAKDGTNVEEAFQCIVKNALKNEPEEELYVPDTVDVVGGNRAQRSSGCC; encoded by the exons AtggcgtcgcgccgccgcaccctcCTCAAGGTCATCATCCTCGGGGACAGCGG GGTTGGGAAGACGTCCCTGATGAACCA ATATGTGAACAAGAAGTTCAGCAACCAGTACAAGGCCACGATTGGCGCCGATTTCCTCACCAAGGAGGTCCAGTTCGAGGATCGGCTCTTCACTTTGCAA ATATGGGATACTGCTGGCCAGGAAAGGTTTCAGAGTCTTGGTGTTGCCTTCTACCGTGGAGCGGATTGCTGTGTTCTAGTTTATGATGTCAATTCCATGAAATCTTTTGATAACCTTAATAACTGGCGTGAGGAATTTCTAATTCAG GCAAGCCCATCAGACCCTGATAACTTCCCTTTTGTTCTTTTGGGTAACAAAGTTGATGTAGATGGTGGCAACAGCCGTGTG GTCTCTGAGAAGAAGGCAAAGGCATGGTGTGCCTCTAAAGGGAACATCCCATACTTTGAGACATCTGCCAAGGATGGAACAAACGTGGAGGAGGCTTTCCAGTGCATTGTGAAGAATGCTTTGAAGAATGAGCCAGAGGAAGAACT GTATGTGCCGGACACCGTGGATGTGGTGGGTGGCAACCGGGCCCAAAGATCATCAGGCTGCTGTTAG
- the LOC102706475 gene encoding ras-related protein Rab7 isoform X2 — protein sequence MASRRRTLLKVIILGDSGVGKTSLMNQYVNKKFSNQYKATIGADFLTKEVQFEDRLFTLQIWDTAGQERFQSLGVAFYRGADCCVLVYDVNSMKSFDNLNNWREEFLIQVLCFLVIGHGSCHLSHFGCLTLQASPSDPDNFPFVLLGNKVDVDGGNSRVVSEKKAKAWCASKGNIPYFETSAKDGTNVEEAFQCIVKNALKNEPEEELYVPDTVDVVGGNRAQRSSGCC from the exons AtggcgtcgcgccgccgcaccctcCTCAAGGTCATCATCCTCGGGGACAGCGG GGTTGGGAAGACGTCCCTGATGAACCA ATATGTGAACAAGAAGTTCAGCAACCAGTACAAGGCCACGATTGGCGCCGATTTCCTCACCAAGGAGGTCCAGTTCGAGGATCGGCTCTTCACTTTGCAA ATATGGGATACTGCTGGCCAGGAAAGGTTTCAGAGTCTTGGTGTTGCCTTCTACCGTGGAGCGGATTGCTGTGTTCTAGTTTATGATGTCAATTCCATGAAATCTTTTGATAACCTTAATAACTGGCGTGAGGAATTTCTAATTCAGGTATTGTGCTTTCTTGTAATTGGCCATGGATCATGTCATTTGTCTCACTTTGGATGTTTAACTTTACAGGCAAGCCCATCAGACCCTGATAACTTCCCTTTTGTTCTTTTGGGTAACAAAGTTGATGTAGATGGTGGCAACAGCCGTGTG GTCTCTGAGAAGAAGGCAAAGGCATGGTGTGCCTCTAAAGGGAACATCCCATACTTTGAGACATCTGCCAAGGATGGAACAAACGTGGAGGAGGCTTTCCAGTGCATTGTGAAGAATGCTTTGAAGAATGAGCCAGAGGAAGAACT GTATGTGCCGGACACCGTGGATGTGGTGGGTGGCAACCGGGCCCAAAGATCATCAGGCTGCTGTTAG
- the LOC102706755 gene encoding ras-related protein RIC2-like — MAAAGGGYRAEDDYDYLFKVVLIGDSGVGKSNLLSRFTKNEFSLESKSTIGVEFATRSLQVDGKVIKAQIWDTAGQERYRAITSAYYRGAVGALLVYDVTRRATFDNVGRWLRELRDHTDPSIVCMLIGNKSDLRHLVAVSTEDGKEFAEAESMYFMETSALDATNVDNAFAEVLTQIYQIVNKKPVEAPEDGSAAPGKGEKINVKDDVSAMKRVGCCSN; from the exons ATGGCGGCCGCGGGAGGCGGGTACAGGGCGGAGGACGACTACGACTACCTCTTCAAGGTGGTGCTCATCGGCGACTCCGGCGTGGGCAAGTCCAACCTCCTCTCCCGCTTCACCAAGAACGAGTTCAGCCTCGAGTCCAAGTCCACCATCGGCGTCGAGTTCGCCACCCGCAGCCTCCAGGTCGACGGCAAGGTCATCAAGGCCCAGATTTGGGACACCGCCGGCCAGGAGAG GTACCGTGCTATCACCAGCGCCTATTACCGAGGAGCGGTAGGAGCATTACTTGTCTACGATGTCACCCGTCGTGCGACGTTCGACAACGTGGGGCGCTGGCTAAGGGAGCTCAGAGACCACACTGATCCCAGCATCGTCTGCATGCTGATCGGCAACAAGTCCGATCTCCGGCACCTGGTGGCTGTCTCGACCGAGGACGGCAAGGAGTTTGCTGAAGCTGAATCCATGTACTTCATGGAGACGTCTGCGCTGGACGCGACCAACGTGGACAACGCGTTCGCGGAGGTCCTGACGCAGATATACCAGATTGTGAACAAGAAGCCGGTGGAGGCGCCTGAGGATGGCTCGGCTGCGCCTGGGAAGGGTGAGAAGATCAATGTGAAAGATGATGTCTCCGCGATGAAGAGAGTTGGCTGCTGCTCAAACTGA
- the LOC102707034 gene encoding protein LAZ1 homolog 1, which translates to MALKNVVRFFLVLIHVSSCLGRSGKMFSPGFVSLSESLPSWPILSAGISVTASLVLSLFLIFEHLCAYHQPEEQKFLIGLILMVPVYAVQSFFSLLNSNVAFICELMRDCYEAFAMYCFERYLIACLGGEESTIRFMEGRFQISESSPLLDLDYDYGIVKHPFPLNWFMRNWYLGPDFYHAVKVGIVQYMILKPICAILAIFMQLIGIYGEGKFAWRYGYPYLAIVLNFSQTWALYCLIQFYTATKEKLEPIKPLSKFLTFKSIVFLTWWQGIAVAFLFSTGLFKGHLAQRFQTRIQDYIICLEMGVAAVVHLKVFPAKPYRRGERSVSNVAVMSDYASLGAPDPEEEQEIDNVAIMQAARPDARDRRLSFPQSVRDVVLGSGEIMVDDVKYTVSHVVEPVERSFSKINRTLHQISENVKQLEKQKKKAKDDSDVPLEPFSEEFAEAHDNVFGGSVSDSGFAGKRHKNAKRAPSSLKPFDFRLGRWF; encoded by the exons ATGGCACTGAAAAATGTAGTCCGTTTCTTTTTGGTGCTGATACATGTGAGCAGTTGTTTGGGTCGATCAGGGAAAATGTTTTCTCCTGGCTTTGTTTCATTGTCAGAGTCATTGCCGAGCTGGCCAATTTTGAGTGCAGGAATATCTGTGACTGCTTCGCTTGTTTTATCCTTGTTTCTAATATTTGAGCATCTCTGCGCATACCATCAACCTGAG GAGCAAAAGTTCTTGATTGGTCTCATTCTGATGGTTCCAGTATATGCTGTTCAATCA TTCTTCTCGTTACTGAACTCAAATGTTGCATTTATATGTGAATTGATGCGGGACTGTTATGAGGCATTCGCTATGTATTGCTTTGAGAGGTATCTCATAGCATGTTTAG GTGGGGAGGAAAGTACAATCAGATTCATGGAGGGTCGGTTTCAAATCAGTGAGAGTTCTCCTCTGCTAGATCTTGATTATGATTACGGCATTGTGAAGCATCCTTTCCCGTTAAACTGGTTTATGAGAAACTGGTACCTTGGTCCTGATTTTTACCATGCTGTGAAGGTTGGGATTGTGCAATAT ATGATACTGAAGCCTATTTGTGCCATCTTGGCAATTTTTATGCAACTTATTGGAATCTATGGGGAAGGAAAATTTGCATGGAGATATGG GTACCCATATTTGGCCATTGTCCTAAATTTCAGCCAGACATGGGCATTATACTGTCTTATACAGTTTTATACTGCCACCAAGGAGAAGTTGGAACCTATTAAACCCCTATCCAAGTTTCTAACCTTCAAATCCATTGTATTTTTGACATGGTGGCAAGGTATTGCTGTTGCATTTCTCTTTTCAACTGGGCTTTTTAAAGGACATTTGGCGCAAAGGTTTCAAACACGTATTCAGGATTACATCATATGCCTTGAG ATGGGGGTGGCTGCAGTGGTTCATTTGAAAGTATTTCCAGCTAAACCTTACAGACGTGGGGAGAGAAGTGTTAGCAATGTTGCTGTGATGTCTGATTATGCATCTCTGGGAGCTCCAGATCCTGAAGAAGAACAAGAGATTGACAACGTAGCAATCATGCAAGCTGCTCGTCCTGATGCCAGGGACCGGAGATTGAGTTTCCCTCAGAGTGTTCGTGATGTTGTTTTAGGAAGTGGTGAAATT ATGGTTGATGATGTCAAATATACAGTTTCCCACGTCGTGGAGCCTGTGGAGCGGAGTTTTTCCAAGATAAACCGGACACTTCATCAGATCTCTGAAAACGTCAAGCAGCTTGAGAAGCAAAAGAAGAAAGCTAAGGATGACAGTGATGTTCCCCTGGAACCATTTTCAGAGGAATTCGCGGAAGCTCATGACAATGTTTTCGGAGGTAGCGTTAGCGACAGTGGATTTGCTGGGAAAAGGCACAAGAATGCAAAAAGGGCACCGTCGTCTCTGAAACCGTTTGACTTCAGATTAGGCAGATGGTTCTAG
- the LOC121054570 gene encoding uncharacterized protein LOC121054570, protein MGWGIRRQQQASSAAVERRGGESDERRGKGKAAAFSFSPLSWIAKLTARSSQGKAGGAKHAPPPPATAFHSFLTKRTCPSSSVVAGDVAPGRSSPPRRSPVEVAPRRLSVGNDSAEAVARRLCQTRRRRRHCSLGGDRDLPPLGHLIPFSLAGSPASQPPPDATVAAAAATPSDTDAGGGARLRTRRRRHRAHRRRRSSISGSRRSFSVSGRMPAVRVRPVRAAAAAAPELERLAVVRRTRDPQRAFRESMVEMIASSGGSIAARPEELERLLACYLALNADEHHDCIVKVFRQVWFEYINLHLSRRRRARRC, encoded by the coding sequence ATGGGGTGGGGGATCAGGAGGCAGCAGCAAGCTTcttcggcggcggtggagcgaaggggaggggagagtgATGAGCGGAGGGGCaaggggaaggcggcggcgttctCCTTCTCGCCGCTGTCGTGGATCGCCAAGCTGACGGCGAGGTCGTCCCAAGGGAAGGCTGGTGGCGCCAagcacgcgccgccgccgccggcgaccgcgtTCCATTCTTTTCTCACCAAGAGGACCTGCCCGAGCTCGTCGGTGGTGGCAGGCGACGTCGCTCCGGGGAGGTCCagcccgccgcggcgctccCCTGTGGAGGTCGCCCCGCGGCGGCTGTCCGTTGGCAATGACAGCGCCGAGGCCGTGGCGCGGCGGCTCTGCCaaacccgccgccgccgtcgccactgctccctcggcggcgaccgtgacctcccgccgctcggccACCTCATCCCCTTCTCCCTCGCAGGCTCCCCAGCttcccagccgccgccggacgcgaccgtcgccgccgccgccgcgacacCATCAGACACCGACGCCGGGGGCGGGGCGCGCCTGAGgacgcgacgccgccgccaccgcgcccaccgccgccgccgcagcagcatcAGCGGCAGCAGGCGATCGTTCTCCGTCTCCGGCCGGATGCCCGCCGTGCGCGTACGTCCggtgcgcgcggcggcggccgcggcgccggagctggaGAGGTTGGCTGTGGTGCGGCGCACGCGTGACCCCCAGCGAGCGTTCCGGGAGTCCATGGTGGAGATGatcgcgagcagcggcgggagCATCGCCGCCCGGCCGGAGGAGCTGGAGCGGCTGCTGGCGTGCTACCTCGCCCTCAACGCCGACGAGCACCACGACTGCATCGTCAAGGTGTTCCGCCAGGTCTGGTTCGAGTACATCAACCTCCACCTctcccgccggcgacgagctcgcCGCTGCTGA